Within the Halorhodospira halophila genome, the region GGTCCTTTCATGGTTTCATAGGCAGCGCGAATCGTCGCCGGTCTGCGCGTGGCCGGACAAATTGACGCTTGCGGACGCTGCTGCTATAAGTGGCAGCGTTCTGCGTCCAAGGTACGCACAAGGAAAGCCCACTCCATTAGCGGAGCGAACACAAGTCATGCACAAGCGCACCCTGACCGGCTTTACGGTCGCCGCCCTCGCGCTCGGCGCGACCACCGCCCAGGCCGAGGTCGACCTGGATGCGGGCGAGCAGCTGAACAACGAGGTCTGTCTGGCCTGCCACGGTGTCACCGGTGTCAGCGATGTCCCCGAGTGGCCCAGCCACGCTGGGCAGCACAAGGACTACATCGTCTACCATCTGGAGCTTTTCCGGGACGAGAACCGCTGGGACCCGGAGCTCCTGATGACACCCAACGCCACCGAGCTCTCGGATGAGGACATCCGCAACGTGGCGGCCTGGCTCGAGAAGCAGGACCCGCCGCCGGCACAGGACGTGGACGAGGAGCTGGCCGAGCAGGGCCGTGAGATCTACCACAGCGGCATCGGCGAGCGGAACGTGCCCTCCTGCGCCTCCTGCCACGGGCCCAACGGCGAGGGCATCAAGGGTGGCCAGTTCGCCGCGGTGGCCGGTCAGCAGGAGGTTTACCTCAACGATGCGCTGACCGCGTTCAAGAATGAGGACCGCGCCAGCGACCGCAACCGCATGATGCGCGACACGGCCGGTCGCATGACCGAGGAGGACATCGAGGCCGTCTCCGCCTACATGGCGAGCATGACGCTCCTCGACGACGACGACGAGTGATCGCAACGCCTCGCTGTCCCGACCAGGTCACGGATAAGCCCGCCTCTCCCCCGCATCCGCGGGGGTAGGCGGGTTTTTTTATACCCGGCAGGAACGACGCCACTCCGTCGCCCGAGGCTTCGGCACCCATGACCAACATCTCCTACCGTCTGCGCGAGGGCGTCTACGCCACCCTCCACCCGACGCTCTCGCCCGAGGCGCCGGCCACCATCCGGGTGGTCAGCTACAATATCCAGAACGCCATCGCCACCTCGCGCTACCACCACTACTTCACGCGGGGCTGGAAGCACGTGCTGCCCGACCGGCAGCGGCAGATGAACCTCGAGCGCATCGGCGGCTGGATCGAGCCCTACGACCTGGTCGGGCTGCAGGAGGTGGACGCCGGCAGCTTCCGCACGGGCTTCATGAACCAG harbors:
- a CDS encoding c-type cytochrome; its protein translation is MHKRTLTGFTVAALALGATTAQAEVDLDAGEQLNNEVCLACHGVTGVSDVPEWPSHAGQHKDYIVYHLELFRDENRWDPELLMTPNATELSDEDIRNVAAWLEKQDPPPAQDVDEELAEQGREIYHSGIGERNVPSCASCHGPNGEGIKGGQFAAVAGQQEVYLNDALTAFKNEDRASDRNRMMRDTAGRMTEEDIEAVSAYMASMTLLDDDDE